The following is a genomic window from Pseudothermotoga thermarum DSM 5069.
GTGATGGCGCTTGAAAAGGTTCCTGCTGACATAAGAAAGGCTGGTGGAGTAGCCAGGATGGCAAGCATTAAGAAGATAAAAGAGATCATGGAAGCTGTCTCAATACCGGTGATGGCAAAGGTCAGAATAGGACATATAGCAGAGGCAAAAATACTGGAAGCTTTGGGAATCGATTTCATTGATGAATCTGAAGTTTTAACGCCAGCCGACGACAGATATCACATAAACAAACATGAGTTCAAAGTACCTTTCGTTTGCGGAGCACGCGACTTAGGAGAAGCTCTTAGAAGGATCGCTGAAGGAGCTGCCATGATTAGAACGAAAGGTGAAGCAGGCACCGGTAACGTCGTGGAAGCAGTTAGACACATGAGAAGAATGATGGAAGAAATTCGTAGAGTCACGACGATGAACGACGAGGAATTGGTAACGTACGCCAAGGAAATAGGAGCTCCAGTGGAGTTGGTCAGGGAAGTGAAAAGGCTTGGAAGGCTTCCTGTAGTCAACTTTGCGGCTGGTGGAATCGCAACTCCGGCTGATGCGGCTTTGATGATGATGCTTGGAGCAGATGGCGTTTTTGTTGGTTCGGGTATTTTCAAATCAAAAGATCCCGCAAAAATGGCTAGGGCAATAGTTTTGGCGGTAACTTATTGGAACGATCCTGAGATGCTTTTGAAAGTTTCGGAAGATATAGGTGAACCGATGCCCGGATTGGACGTTAAAGAGCTTGAAGTTAGGATGCAGGAGAGAGGGTGGTAAAAGTTGATCGTAGGAGTTTTGGGAATGCAAGGAGCTTTCAGAGAACACATTGTTGCCGTTCAAAAACTTGGAGTGGAGGCTATAGTTGTAAAGACCATAGAGGATCTCAACCGCGTTCACGGTTTGATCATACCAGGTGGTGAATCCACAACCATTGGAAAGCTTGCGAGATTAACCGGCTTGGCAGATAGAATAATAGAACGTGCCAACGAAGGTATGCCGATATTTGGAACCTGTGCGGGTATGATACTTCTTGCTAAAAATCTTCTTAACTATCCGGATCAGTATACCTTTAAGTTGATGGACATCACGGTAGAACGCAACGCCTATGGAAGGCAGGTTGAAAGTTTTGAAGTTGATCTGTACGTACCAATTTTCAACAAAAAAATCCGCGCCATTTTCATACGTGCTCCAAAAGTGGTAAAAGTTGGAGAAAACGTCAAAGTTTTGGCAGAACATGAACAAACACCTGTTTTGGTTCAAGAGAATAACCTTCTGGCTAGCTCTTTTCATCCTGAGTTAAGTGATGATTTGACGGTTCACAAATACTTTTTGGAAATGGTGGAAAAATACTATGGTAGTCTACGTAAAGCTGTCTGAGAGTGAAACAAAAAGGAAAATACTTCAAGCCATTTCTTTGTGCAACGCGGTTGCCACCGTTGATGAAAACATAGCCGATATTTGCATATCGGATTCGTTGCATCTTTTACTTGAAACGGTTATTGTTTCTGAACAACCACCGAAATCTTTTGAAAACGTTGTGGATGTGATTTTGCCAGACCAACCAATCGAGTATTACATCATGAAAATGAGAATGATTCAATGTTATGTCTACTCGGGATGCAGTGTGTCTGGCATGCTGGAAGAGGAAATTTACAAAGCAAGAAGACACAACATACCTTTGTCCGCGGTCTTTGTGCAAATACTTTCCGATTCAACTTTGGCAACGCAAACAGTCTACGTTTATGCAAAAAAGCTGTCTAGAATCTCAGACAAAGTGGTTGTACTTCAACCAAGTACAATCTTGGTTTTGTTGCCCTACACATCGGTGGATGGTGCAAAAGTTTTTGCAACAAGGCTTTTAAGGCAAATTGAAAGAGCAAAAATTAGAGGTTTAACTACATTTCCAGATGTGGTTCTTTCTGTGTGCCAGATTGACGATCAAATGAGCAGCTATGAAGATTTGATCCTCAAGTTTGAAGATGCGGTGAAAAAAGCATTTCAAAGTGGAAGGAAGATAATCCTAGCTTGATGAAAAGGGGGCTTTGCGCCCCCTTTTGTCACAGGCTCAATTCCTTGAGTATCCTTTCTACGAGTTCTTTTCCTACTCTTTGCTGAGCTTCTATAGTTGATGCACCGATATGTGGAGTTGCAACAATGTTTGGAAGCGATAGAAGTTTTTTTCTCAGTTCATCCTGTGGTGGTTCTACTTCGAACACATCCAAAGCCGCTGCGTAAACTTTTCTTGAAACTAAGGCTTGATAGAGCGCTTCCTCGTCTATAACGCCACCTCGTGAAGTATTCACAATGATTACACCGTCTTTCATTTTCTCTATTACTTCTTTGTTTATCAAGTGTTTTGTTTCCTCTGTCAGCGGAACATGGAGTGTTATAAAATCAGCAGTTCTTAAAAGTTCATCCAATGTGACCATTTTTGCTATTTCATGTTTTGTTACATATGGATCGTACGCAACGATGTTCATACCAAATGCAGCCGCTCTTTTTGCCACCTCGGTACCTATCGTTCCAAGCCCGATTATTCCAAGTGTTTTACCAAAAAGTTCCACTCCCTCAAGTTCCTTTTTTGTCCAAAGTCCTGATTTTAGATCAATCGTACCCCTTGCTATGTGACGAGCAGCGCTTATCATTAGTCCTATCGTTAATTCTGCAACCGAAATTGCACTTGCACCAGGGGTGTTTAAAACCTTTATTCCTCTTTCTTTGGCCGCGTTCACATCGATGTTGTCCAATCCAACTCCAGCCCTGCCTATT
Proteins encoded in this region:
- a CDS encoding nucleotidyl cyclase domain-containing protein, giving the protein MVVYVKLSESETKRKILQAISLCNAVATVDENIADICISDSLHLLLETVIVSEQPPKSFENVVDVILPDQPIEYYIMKMRMIQCYVYSGCSVSGMLEEEIYKARRHNIPLSAVFVQILSDSTLATQTVYVYAKKLSRISDKVVVLQPSTILVLLPYTSVDGAKVFATRLLRQIERAKIRGLTTFPDVVLSVCQIDDQMSSYEDLILKFEDAVKKAFQSGRKIILA
- the pdxT gene encoding pyridoxal 5'-phosphate synthase glutaminase subunit PdxT; the encoded protein is MIVGVLGMQGAFREHIVAVQKLGVEAIVVKTIEDLNRVHGLIIPGGESTTIGKLARLTGLADRIIERANEGMPIFGTCAGMILLAKNLLNYPDQYTFKLMDITVERNAYGRQVESFEVDLYVPIFNKKIRAIFIRAPKVVKVGENVKVLAEHEQTPVLVQENNLLASSFHPELSDDLTVHKYFLEMVEKYYGSLRKAV
- a CDS encoding D-2-hydroxyacid dehydrogenase; amino-acid sequence: MIRVHINDPLDQEALSLLTSKPQLNVTSEHLDKSKLLEIIPEVEVLIVRSATKVTRDIIEKGSKLKIIGRAGVGLDNIDVNAAKERGIKVLNTPGASAISVAELTIGLMISAARHIARGTIDLKSGLWTKKELEGVELFGKTLGIIGLGTIGTEVAKRAAAFGMNIVAYDPYVTKHEIAKMVTLDELLRTADFITLHVPLTEETKHLINKEVIEKMKDGVIIVNTSRGGVIDEEALYQALVSRKVYAAALDVFEVEPPQDELRKKLLSLPNIVATPHIGASTIEAQQRVGKELVERILKELSL
- the pdxS gene encoding pyridoxal 5'-phosphate synthase lyase subunit PdxS, with the translated sequence MEKGTWVVKKGLAEMLKGGVIMDVTSAEQAKIAEEAGAVAVMALEKVPADIRKAGGVARMASIKKIKEIMEAVSIPVMAKVRIGHIAEAKILEALGIDFIDESEVLTPADDRYHINKHEFKVPFVCGARDLGEALRRIAEGAAMIRTKGEAGTGNVVEAVRHMRRMMEEIRRVTTMNDEELVTYAKEIGAPVELVREVKRLGRLPVVNFAAGGIATPADAALMMMLGADGVFVGSGIFKSKDPAKMARAIVLAVTYWNDPEMLLKVSEDIGEPMPGLDVKELEVRMQERGW